The nucleotide window AGCATCGGGTTGAACTCATGCAGCTCGTGCACGCGGTGGATGATCTTCTCGACCGGGATGTCCAGCTTGCGGCTGAGATCCATCTGCTGTTCCTTCGCGTGGGGAAGGAATTCATGCAGCGGGGGATCGAGGAAGCGGATGGTCGCCGGGAAACCCTTCAGTTCCTTGAAGATGCCGAAGAAGTCGCTGCGCTGGTAGGGCAGCAGCTTGGCCAGGGCGGCCTGGCGCGCCTCGAGGTTGTCGGCGAGGATCATTTCACGCATCGCGTCGATGCGGTCGCCCTCGAAGAACATGTGTTCGGTGCGTGTGAGGCCGATGCCGGTGGCGCCGAAGGCGACCGCATTGCGGGTCTGCTCCGGGGTGTCGGCATTGGTGCGAACCTGCAGGCGCGTGGCCTTTTCGCACCACTTCATCAGCTGGGCGTAGTTCTTGAACTTCTCGGTGGCCTGCGCGGCCTTGTCGCCATTGATGAGGCCCGAGATGATCTCGGACGGGGCGGTCTTGATCTGGCCGGCGTAAACCGTGCCGGAGGTGCCATCGATTGAGAGGTATTCACCCTCGTGGAAGGTCTGGCCACCGGCGCTGACGGTCTTCTTGTCGTAGTCGATGACGACGGAGGCGGCACCGCACACGCAAACCTTGCCCATCTGGCGGGCAACGAGAGCGGCGTGGGACGACACACCACCGCGGGCGGTCAAAATGCCTTCGGCGGCGATCATGCCACGGAGATCCTCAGGTGAGGTCTCGACGCGGACGAGAAGCACCTTCTCACCCTTGTCGGCGGCGGCGACTGCCCGCTCGGCATTCAGGTAGATCTTGCCGGTGGCGGCGCCGGGGCCGGCGGGGAGGCCGGTGCCGATGACCTTGGCCTTCTTGACCTCGGCGAGGTCGAAGATCGGGGCCAGGAGCTGGTCGAGCTGGTCGGCCGGGTTGCGCATGATCGCGGTCTCCCAGTCGATGAGCTTTTCCTTCACCATGTCGGCGGCAAACTTCAAGGCGGCCGCGGCGGTGCGCTTGCCGTTGCGGGTCTGCAGCATGCACAGCTTGCCGTCCTGGATGGTGAACTCGAGGTCCTGGACGTCCTTGTAGTGCGTCTCGAGGGTCGCGCGGACCTTGAGCAGCTCGGCGTAGGACTTGGGCATCTGCTTCTTGAGCTCGAGGACGGGCTCGGGGGTGCGAACGCCGGCGACGACGTCCTCGCCCTGGGCGTTGATCAGGAACTCGCCGTAGAACTCGTTGGTGCCGTTGGCCGGGTTGCGGGTGAACGCGACGCCGGAGCCGGAGGTGTCACCGGTGTTGCCGAACACCATGGCCTGCACGTTTACAGCGGTGCCCCATTCGGTGGGGATGTTGTACTTGCGGCGGTAGACGATCGCGCGGTCGTTCATCCACGCGCTGAACACGGCACCGGCCGCGCCCCGGAGCTGATCCCACGGATCGTTCGGAAACACCTTGCCGGTGCGCTCGAGGACGAGGGCCTTGAAGCGCTTGACGAGTTCCTGCTGGTCGGCGGCGGTCAGCTCGCTGTCGACGAGGTCGCGGTGGTATTTCTCGTGCTTGAACTGGTGGATGACGGTCTCGAACGGCTCGTGGTCCTCGCCCTCCTTCTTCTGCACGCCGAGGACGACGTCGCCGTACATCTGGATGAAGCGGCGGTAGCAGTCCCAGGCGAAGCGCTCGTTCTTGGTGGCGTTGACGAGGGCGACGACGGTG belongs to Opitutaceae bacterium and includes:
- the ppdK gene encoding pyruvate, phosphate dikinase, giving the protein TVVALVNATKNERFAWDCYRRFIQMYGDVVLGVQKKEGEDHEPFETVIHQFKHEKYHRDLVDSELTAADQQELVKRFKALVLERTGKVFPNDPWDQLRGAAGAVFSAWMNDRAIVYRRKYNIPTEWGTAVNVQAMVFGNTGDTSGSGVAFTRNPANGTNEFYGEFLINAQGEDVVAGVRTPEPVLELKKQMPKSYAELLKVRATLETHYKDVQDLEFTIQDGKLCMLQTRNGKRTAAAALKFAADMVKEKLIDWETAIMRNPADQLDQLLAPIFDLAEVKKAKVIGTGLPAGPGAATGKIYLNAERAVAAADKGEKVLLVRVETSPEDLRGMIAAEGILTARGGVSSHAALVARQMGKVCVCGAASVVIDYDKKTVSAGGQTFHEGEYLSIDGTSGTVYAGQIKTAPSEIISGLINGDKAAQATEKFKNYAQLMKWCEKATRLQVRTNADTPEQTRNAVAFGATGIGLTRTEHMFFEGDRIDAMREMILADNLEARQAALAKLLPYQRSDFFGIFKELKGFPATIRFLDPPLHEFLPHAKEQQMDLSRKLDIPVEKIIHRVHELHEFNPMLGFRGCRLGIKYPEITAMQARAVFEAAADAQKQGIKAKPEIMIPLVGFKKELDLQVAIVHEVAKAVQAEKKVKLSYSVGTMIEVPRGALTADEIAQTAEFFSFGTNDLTQTCLGMSRDDSGSFLGAYTENEIVKKNPFASIDQNGVGQLIKIAAEKGNKTRPGIKLGICGEHGGDPDSVKFCHKVGLTYVSCSPFRVPVARLAAAQAAVEEKRAVAKKK